The following are encoded in a window of Pristis pectinata isolate sPriPec2 chromosome 1, sPriPec2.1.pri, whole genome shotgun sequence genomic DNA:
- the naa30 gene encoding N-alpha-acetyltransferase 30, translating into MSDLPAGPSVLSPPPAEISAFPAALSHSAGYGQLPEPQQSEGSEKPEAALHGSGQECVDEVGPKPANSVLAFPETTRAKKGVLHLHHHHQQQRVLNGCVILNPELHYKADRTGRVSSAEADAEFNAGLSLPQGGRRKPDATSCGNPEVNHANQRTAEAAEADTQMPRDGLDRIGVSPDDEDQSCLAGSVAACSLHAPQEPDTNERIRYVGYESELQMPDIMRLITKDLSEPYSIYTYRYFIHNWPQLCFLAMVGNECVGAIVCKLDMHKKMFRRGYIAMLAVDSKYRRKCIGTNLVKKAIYAMVEGDCDEVVLETEITNKSALKLYENLGFVRDKRLFRYYLNGVDALRLKLWLR; encoded by the exons ATGTCGGACCTGCCAGCTGGGCCCAGCgtgctctccccaccccctgctgAAATCTCGGCCTTTCCCGCTGCTCTCAGTCACTCCGCAGGCTACGGCCAGCTGCCCGAGCCGCAGCAGAGCGAGGGCAGCGAGAAACCTGAGGCCGCTTTGCACGGTTCGGGGCAGGAATGTGTCGATGAAGTCGGGCCGAAACCGGCGAATAGTGTTCTAGCCTTCCCGGAGACCACCCGAGCGAAAAAGGGTGTCCTgcacctccatcaccaccatcagCAACAGCGGGTACTGAACGGCTGCGTTATTCTAAACCCTGAGCTCCACTACAAAGCGGATCGCACAGGCCGGGTCTCCAGTGCCGAGGCCGACGCCGAGTTTAACGCGGGACTGTCACTGCCCCAAGGTGGCAGAAGGAAACCTGACGCCACCAGTTGTGGGAATCCCGAAGTGAATCATGCGAACCAAAGGACTGCCGAGGCGGCTGAGGCCGATACTCAAATGCCCAGGGATGGACTTGATCGGATTGGTGTCAGCCCGGATGACGAAGATCAGTCGTGCCTGGCCGGCTCGGTAGCCGCTTGCAGTTTGCATGCCCCACAAGAGCCTGACACGAACGAAAGGATACGTTACGTTGGCTATGAGTCAGAGTTGCAAATGCCAGATATAATGAGGTTGATCACGAAGGATTTGTCTGAACCTTATTCCATATATACCTATAGATATTTTATTCACAACTGGCCACAGCTTTGTTTTCTG GCTATGGTTGGAAATGAGTGTGTGGGTGCCATTGTCTGCAAGTTAGACATGCACAAGAAGATGTTCAGGAGAGGATACATAGCTATGTTAGCAGTGGATTCCAAATACCGAAGAAAATGCATAG GCACAAATCTAGTGAAGAAAGCAATTTATGCCATGGTAGAAGGTGACTGTGATGAG GTTGTTCTGGAAACTGAGATTACAAACAAATCTGCCCTGAAACTCTATGAAAATCTTGGATTTGTGAGAGACAAAAGGCTGTTCAGATATTACTTAAATGGAGTTGATGCATTGCGTCTTAAACTGTGGCTACGTTAA